In Sulfurisphaera javensis, a single genomic region encodes these proteins:
- a CDS encoding nucleoside monophosphate kinase, which yields MKIIAITGMPGSGKGEFARLLSEKGIKVITMSDVLREKYEKEAKSGERLMDFAKRMRQLYGKGVVAKLCVEKIEKGSNIVAFDGIRNWEEIEEFKKVGEVIIVAIHSPPKLRYERLLKRARKDDILTMEGLIKRDWEELEMGIGNVIALADYVLTNDSTIEEFKSKAEELIKRIL from the coding sequence ATTAAAATAATTGCCATTACTGGAATGCCGGGCTCAGGAAAGGGGGAATTTGCAAGATTGCTTTCAGAGAAAGGTATTAAAGTAATCACTATGAGTGATGTTTTGAGAGAAAAATATGAGAAAGAGGCTAAGAGTGGAGAGAGGCTAATGGATTTTGCTAAAAGGATGAGACAACTTTATGGCAAAGGTGTTGTAGCTAAACTTTGTGTTGAAAAGATTGAAAAAGGAAGTAATATTGTGGCCTTTGATGGAATAAGGAATTGGGAAGAAATTGAAGAATTCAAAAAAGTTGGAGAAGTAATAATTGTTGCAATTCATTCTCCTCCAAAGTTAAGGTATGAGAGACTTCTTAAAAGAGCTAGAAAAGACGACATTTTAACAATGGAAGGATTAATAAAAAGAGATTGGGAAGAGTTAGAGATGGGAATAGGAAACGTAATTGCATTGGCAGATTACGTTTTAACTAATGATTCGACAATAGAGGAATTTAAGAGTAAGGCTGAAGAATTAATTAAACGGATATTATGA
- the thpR gene encoding RNA 2',3'-cyclic phosphodiesterase, whose amino-acid sequence MRLFTAIDIPQFPKILEFMDAVKRSGADVKLVEPYNIHITLVFIGEIPENKLQLVKDSVSHINFHSFKIKLKGTGAFPNLSRPRVVWIGIEEGLQELRSIRGMLMKELLGKGIRPDDEKEFSPHLTIGRVKGPSNIMNLINVINEYQNVDFGEMTVNKIILFKSTLTPKGPIYDSLLEVTLNEFGGGSTSEDKAKQRG is encoded by the coding sequence ATTAGACTGTTTACAGCTATAGACATACCACAATTCCCTAAAATTCTCGAATTTATGGATGCTGTAAAAAGAAGCGGAGCAGACGTAAAGCTTGTTGAACCTTATAATATTCACATTACCCTTGTATTTATTGGGGAAATTCCAGAGAACAAATTGCAATTAGTTAAAGATTCTGTTTCGCATATTAATTTTCATTCTTTTAAGATCAAACTTAAAGGTACTGGGGCGTTCCCAAACTTATCCAGACCAAGAGTTGTTTGGATAGGTATAGAAGAAGGATTACAAGAGCTTAGAAGCATAAGAGGTATGTTAATGAAAGAGCTTTTAGGTAAAGGCATAAGACCAGATGATGAAAAGGAATTTAGCCCGCATTTAACAATTGGAAGAGTAAAAGGACCCTCTAATATAATGAATTTAATTAACGTTATTAATGAGTATCAAAATGTTGATTTTGGAGAAATGACTGTAAATAAAATAATTTTATTTAAGAGCACTCTAACACCGAAAGGTCCTATTTATGACTCTCTTTTAGAAGTGACCCTAAATGAATTTGGAGGAGGAAGTACTTCAGAAGATAAAGCCAAGCAAAGAGGATGA
- the cca gene encoding CCA tRNA nucleotidyltransferase: MNLEEEVLQKIKPSKEDEENLRNKAQIILDRLKDFHAEIEGSFRKGTWLKGDTDIDIFVFFPKEVGKEYLREKALKELIERVKDFNYTIAYAEHPYLIVYVDNIEIDIVPALKIEKGEDAITAADRTPFHSSYVVSHLDEKGKDEVRLLKRFLKGIGVYGAEIKVKGFSGYVAELLIIYYGSFKEVLKNASKWRPPVTIKLVEPKREFNEPLIIPDPVDPKRNASSAVSLKSLATFSLASKVYLERPSMEFFYPSKKNKEQIKGDVLLVKIEIKENTIEDIVWGQVWRNVEKLRKLISQNGYKIIDISAWGDSQNITIGIQLENKDIGEYYLNIGPYFYLKNVEEFISKNENVWVGEDGRLYSIKRRRYTIEEIIERNLFFKQKFSYELQWLTEEVDDPWINSFLRKTPSWLK; encoded by the coding sequence ATGAATTTGGAGGAGGAAGTACTTCAGAAGATAAAGCCAAGCAAAGAGGATGAAGAGAATCTAAGAAATAAGGCACAAATAATTTTAGATAGATTAAAGGATTTTCACGCAGAAATTGAAGGTTCATTTAGGAAAGGAACATGGCTCAAAGGAGATACAGATATTGATATCTTTGTATTTTTTCCAAAAGAAGTAGGAAAAGAATATTTGAGAGAAAAAGCGTTAAAAGAACTTATCGAAAGAGTTAAAGATTTTAATTATACTATTGCATATGCTGAACATCCATATCTTATAGTTTACGTAGATAATATAGAAATTGATATAGTACCTGCTTTAAAGATAGAAAAAGGAGAGGATGCAATAACTGCCGCTGATAGGACTCCATTTCATTCAAGCTACGTTGTTTCACATTTAGATGAGAAAGGAAAAGACGAAGTGAGATTATTAAAGAGATTCTTAAAGGGAATTGGGGTTTATGGTGCCGAAATAAAAGTTAAAGGATTTTCTGGTTATGTCGCAGAACTTTTGATTATTTATTACGGTTCTTTCAAAGAAGTTTTAAAAAATGCCTCTAAGTGGAGACCACCAGTAACAATTAAGTTAGTAGAACCTAAAAGAGAATTTAATGAACCATTGATTATTCCAGATCCAGTTGATCCAAAAAGAAATGCATCCTCAGCAGTTTCTCTTAAAAGTCTAGCTACTTTCTCTTTAGCTTCAAAAGTTTACCTTGAAAGACCGTCAATGGAATTTTTCTATCCTTCAAAGAAAAATAAAGAACAAATTAAGGGGGACGTCTTACTAGTTAAAATAGAAATTAAAGAAAATACTATTGAGGATATTGTCTGGGGACAAGTATGGAGAAATGTCGAAAAGTTAAGAAAGTTAATTTCTCAGAATGGTTACAAAATAATAGACATATCAGCATGGGGAGATTCGCAGAACATAACTATAGGAATTCAATTAGAGAATAAAGATATTGGAGAGTATTATTTAAATATTGGACCTTATTTTTACCTCAAAAATGTTGAAGAGTTCATAAGTAAAAATGAAAACGTATGGGTAGGAGAAGATGGTAGGTTGTATTCTATAAAAAGGAGAAGATATACGATTGAAGAGATTATAGAAAGAAATTTATTCTTTAAGCAAAAGTTTAGTTATGAGTTACAATGGTTAACTGAGGAAGTTGATGACCCTTGGATAAACTCATTCTTGAGAAAAACGCCAAGCTGGTTAAAGTAA
- a CDS encoding serine/threonine protein kinase, with protein sequence MVKVKDFIFPKYDESIEKELIENGINELYSFGPLQLGKINVIGKGKTGVIALLDENRVIKIRRSDAPKETLEIEAKIQISAYPVAPKVYAYGKNFIIMDYIKGRNLNRNEKIEVITELLRKAKMLEDKGIEHKELVRPYKNVIVSNENKVFIIDYDSASYKEDPLNVTSILSWLNLPLLAIMYKRFRNIDDIIELIKMRE encoded by the coding sequence CTGGTTAAAGTAAAAGATTTTATTTTCCCTAAATATGACGAAAGCATAGAAAAGGAGTTAATTGAAAACGGTATAAACGAACTTTACTCTTTTGGTCCACTGCAATTAGGAAAAATAAATGTGATTGGTAAAGGAAAAACTGGGGTAATTGCTTTACTCGATGAAAATAGAGTAATAAAAATTAGGAGGAGTGATGCTCCTAAAGAAACTCTGGAAATTGAAGCTAAAATACAAATTAGTGCCTACCCAGTAGCTCCTAAGGTTTATGCTTATGGTAAAAATTTCATTATAATGGATTACATTAAAGGGAGAAATTTAAATAGAAATGAGAAGATAGAAGTTATAACTGAACTACTAAGAAAAGCAAAAATGCTTGAAGATAAAGGAATCGAGCATAAAGAACTAGTTAGACCATATAAAAATGTGATAGTCTCTAACGAGAATAAAGTGTTCATTATTGATTATGATTCAGCAAGTTATAAGGAAGATCCCTTGAACGTAACTTCTATTTTAAGTTGGTTAAACTTGCCTTTGCTTGCAATTATGTATAAAAGATTTAGGAACATTGATGATATAATTGAATTAATCAAAATGAGAGAATAA
- a CDS encoding kelch repeat-containing protein produces the protein MANIEFKSSIYQAIPDSLAYSAAAFYDGKIYLIGGLDIAGSVVSSVYVYSNGSWYLGPSLPFPLMSAGAVVCDGNLYVVGGENSSSIFGGILEFTGNGWKIITNSMPYPVYGAIVFSYNNKIYVIGGYDSNGIIPSPPVTYIQVYDIKTNTWEIIGNAPKPLGYSAYYFNGSALFVVGGYVAVGEASDLAYIYYPENNSWSSLSPLPGTLVGGALGYYENYLFLVGGLYDVNGLPQQGEILFYYNGTWRNAGIMEEQATMFSASVEIGNTLIILGGYGQSGLQTNAMQAVSIYLPPPKPQIVSVISGNETITVKWYDINASGYYLTYWSNYTNKVTINVGNVTSYTLKGLQDGETYYIQITPYNSIGKGTPSEVVSATPYSVPNPPFIKVKIGNKNATLSWIDTFNGGFPIEGYYLFVNGKGMNLGNVTSYVLTNLTAGELYTIGIIAYNKFGNSSIATTSFVAVAKTNLTVTITKEITGFLLSWNSTFNATYKLIVSHQNKVLVNVTTTNTSYFVKAPFGIYNVSLEAINLAGVTKYSFTLIYYIPPLPPNVTWAISLTTIYLNWTKSIGAEYYLIYDNGKLIANTSALNYAFNLSLGKNEIEVYAANNYYMSAPYIISDVTNHIVIINSTEILVTVPQVTVGNAENTDVPQQSTSTDLKSAIIVVVVFVLALLMILVIVKERNDKYW, from the coding sequence ATGGCCAACATAGAATTTAAATCTTCTATATATCAAGCAATACCAGACTCCTTAGCTTATTCAGCAGCTGCTTTTTATGATGGTAAAATTTATCTTATAGGAGGGCTTGATATTGCGGGTTCTGTTGTAAGTAGCGTGTATGTTTATTCTAATGGAAGTTGGTATTTAGGTCCAAGTTTGCCGTTTCCTTTGATGTCAGCGGGGGCAGTAGTCTGTGATGGTAACTTATATGTAGTAGGGGGCGAGAATTCCTCATCTATTTTTGGTGGCATTCTTGAATTTACAGGAAATGGCTGGAAAATTATAACTAATTCAATGCCTTATCCAGTATATGGTGCAATTGTTTTCTCTTATAATAACAAGATTTATGTAATAGGTGGTTACGATAGTAATGGAATTATTCCTTCTCCTCCAGTAACCTATATTCAGGTTTACGATATAAAGACAAATACTTGGGAAATAATAGGTAATGCACCAAAACCACTAGGGTATTCAGCCTATTATTTTAATGGTTCAGCCTTATTTGTAGTTGGGGGATATGTTGCAGTTGGAGAAGCATCAGATCTAGCTTATATTTATTATCCAGAGAATAATTCTTGGAGTAGTCTATCTCCTTTACCTGGAACATTAGTTGGTGGAGCACTAGGTTATTATGAGAATTATTTATTTCTAGTTGGAGGATTATACGACGTAAATGGACTTCCACAACAGGGAGAGATTCTATTCTACTATAATGGAACATGGAGAAATGCAGGGATTATGGAAGAACAAGCAACAATGTTTAGTGCAAGTGTTGAAATAGGGAACACTCTAATAATTTTAGGAGGATATGGTCAAAGTGGTCTGCAGACTAATGCAATGCAAGCAGTTTCAATATATTTGCCACCACCTAAACCTCAGATTGTTTCTGTAATTAGTGGAAATGAAACTATAACAGTTAAGTGGTACGATATAAATGCTAGTGGTTACTACTTGACATATTGGTCTAATTATACAAATAAAGTAACTATAAACGTTGGTAATGTAACGTCGTATACTTTGAAAGGTTTGCAAGATGGCGAAACTTACTATATTCAAATAACTCCCTATAATTCAATAGGCAAAGGAACTCCATCAGAGGTTGTTTCAGCTACCCCATACTCAGTACCAAATCCGCCATTTATAAAAGTAAAAATTGGTAATAAGAATGCGACATTAAGTTGGATAGACACCTTTAATGGAGGATTCCCTATTGAAGGGTATTATCTCTTTGTAAACGGAAAAGGTATGAATTTAGGTAATGTTACTTCATATGTATTAACTAACTTAACTGCGGGAGAATTATACACAATTGGTATAATCGCTTATAATAAATTCGGGAATAGTAGCATTGCAACTACATCTTTCGTAGCCGTTGCGAAGACTAATTTGACAGTGACTATTACTAAAGAAATAACCGGCTTTTTGTTAAGTTGGAACTCTACATTTAATGCCACTTATAAGCTAATTGTTTCTCATCAAAATAAGGTATTAGTAAATGTTACTACAACTAATACCTCATACTTTGTAAAAGCTCCATTTGGAATATATAATGTATCATTAGAAGCAATTAATCTAGCTGGTGTAACTAAATATTCATTTACGTTAATTTACTATATACCACCTCTTCCTCCAAACGTCACTTGGGCAATCTCACTAACTACCATATATCTTAATTGGACAAAAAGTATAGGAGCTGAATATTATCTAATTTATGATAATGGAAAATTAATTGCAAATACGTCTGCCTTAAATTACGCTTTTAATTTGTCCTTAGGCAAAAATGAAATTGAAGTTTATGCGGCAAATAATTACTATATGTCTGCACCTTATATAATATCGGATGTAACGAATCATATAGTTATTATAAATTCTACAGAAATTTTAGTTACAGTACCACAAGTTACTGTTGGTAACGCAGAAAACACAGATGTTCCTCAACAAAGTACGAGCACTGATTTAAAGTCAGCTATTATAGTTGTTGTGGTTTTCGTTTTAGCATTGTTAATGATTTTAGTTATAGTTAAAGAAAGAAACGATAAGTATTGGTAA
- a CDS encoding SDR family NAD(P)-dependent oxidoreductase: protein MKIAIVTGASKGIGKAIAVRLKNEGYNVIAISRTKSEVGDIIYETDVTDKENDFRIVKEIVNKFGRIDVLVNNAGFGIYGSFLDTSIDEEDYMIKTLFNAPLYFIKAVYPIMVRQREGNIINIISEAAYVATPKLIVYSAAKAALAHFTNALWAEARKYNVKVSGIYPGPVKTNFTSHPSFKNSEDKFSKYAVEPEKVANAVIKAIKSGKREIYVPSKLKIEPYFLKLSMIMQDFTYWIVSKYFS, encoded by the coding sequence ATGAAAATTGCTATTGTTACTGGTGCTTCAAAAGGAATTGGCAAAGCTATTGCGGTAAGGTTAAAAAATGAAGGATATAATGTTATAGCAATTTCTAGAACTAAATCTGAAGTTGGAGATATAATCTATGAAACTGATGTAACTGATAAAGAGAACGACTTTAGAATAGTTAAGGAAATTGTTAATAAATTTGGCAGAATAGATGTTTTAGTCAATAATGCTGGTTTTGGAATTTATGGTTCCTTTCTAGATACTTCAATTGACGAAGAAGATTACATGATAAAGACGTTGTTTAATGCACCACTTTATTTTATAAAAGCAGTTTATCCAATTATGGTTAGACAAAGAGAAGGTAATATAATAAATATTATTTCAGAAGCGGCGTATGTTGCTACTCCTAAGTTAATTGTATATTCTGCTGCTAAGGCAGCTTTAGCTCATTTTACTAACGCTTTGTGGGCTGAAGCTAGAAAATATAATGTTAAAGTCAGTGGGATTTATCCTGGTCCAGTAAAGACTAATTTTACGTCTCATCCATCTTTTAAGAACTCTGAAGACAAATTCAGTAAATATGCTGTTGAACCGGAGAAGGTAGCAAATGCTGTAATAAAAGCTATAAAGAGTGGAAAAAGAGAAATTTATGTACCCTCAAAATTGAAAATAGAACCCTACTTCCTTAAATTATCTATGATTATGCAAGACTTTACTTACTGGATTGTTTCAAAATACTTTAGTTAA
- a CDS encoding TatD family hydrolase codes for MYYDAHCHYSYLKKKYNNFFIAAVSMDYSSSIDTLLLKAENVLVGVGIHPWKVHEENLDKVVDLVKKADFIGEVGLDYRYAKASKELQVKYFETFAELASLQNKLINVHALDAWEDAFNILQKYNVKKAIFHWYTGPEQLLKDIEGAGYFITVNPSVTFQKKHQNIVVKAPLDIILTESDGGYEYKGRMLEPIYIPEAISEISRLKNVKEDEVNKIVERNFMKAFIS; via the coding sequence ATGTATTATGATGCTCATTGTCATTATTCATATTTAAAGAAAAAGTATAATAATTTTTTTATTGCAGCTGTCTCGATGGATTACTCCTCTTCTATAGACACACTTCTTTTAAAGGCTGAGAACGTTCTTGTTGGTGTAGGTATACATCCCTGGAAAGTACATGAAGAAAACTTAGATAAAGTTGTTGATTTAGTAAAGAAAGCTGACTTTATTGGAGAGGTTGGTTTAGATTATAGATATGCAAAAGCAAGTAAAGAGCTTCAAGTAAAATATTTTGAGACCTTTGCTGAATTAGCTTCGCTACAAAATAAATTAATCAACGTTCATGCATTAGATGCATGGGAGGATGCCTTTAACATTTTACAAAAATATAATGTGAAAAAAGCTATTTTTCATTGGTATACTGGGCCAGAACAATTATTAAAAGACATAGAAGGAGCAGGATATTTTATAACAGTAAATCCTTCAGTGACTTTTCAGAAAAAACATCAAAATATAGTTGTTAAGGCTCCATTAGATATTATTCTAACTGAAAGTGATGGTGGATATGAATATAAAGGAAGAATGTTAGAACCAATTTATATACCGGAAGCAATTTCGGAAATCTCTAGACTAAAAAACGTTAAAGAAGATGAAGTAAACAAAATTGTTGAGAGGAACTTTATGAAAGCATTTATAAGTTAA